The following proteins are co-located in the Procambarus clarkii isolate CNS0578487 chromosome 16, FALCON_Pclarkii_2.0, whole genome shotgun sequence genome:
- the LOC123761759 gene encoding protein Star-like — protein sequence MEFSKSRSTTVLLKVMCSLLIVMFIYACYHMSGSVTLRTLLVQDEVRHRLRGPISPYDPRVLDILRREHLVPPSTKPYNLKNTNFGDDPFILNNIKKLFGDQRGGFFVESGAYDGEIGSTTLRLERELGWAGLLIEANPESYQMVTTKHRKAWTSFSCLSTENHPKEEVIVSLREKNNAVDRRVSSYLVGVKLNTTIYDGYISSSNKTYYAVQCFPLASYLLALKVSTVDFLSLDIQGAEKSVLKNIPWDRITIRAMVVEEVHFKDFNHQFVDDMKNRGFVLIGKNGFDYFFVKGDDPIMKKVQAMPIPPKN from the coding sequence AGTGGCAGCGTAACACTCCGTACGTTATTGGTTCAAGACGAAGTTCGACACAGACTTCGTGGACCGATTTCTCCTTATGACCCTCGAGTCCTGGACATATTGCGTCGCGAGCACCTGGTCCCGCCATCTACCAAGCCCTACAACTTGAAAAATACAAATTTTGGTGACGACCCCTTCATTTTAAACAACATAAAGAAGCTATTTGGCGACCAACGTGGGGGATTCTTCGTGGAATCCGGAGCCTATGATGGCGAAATTGGATCGACCACCCTCCGCCTGGAAAGAGAGTTAGGGTGGGCAGGTCTGCTGATCGAGGCTAACCCCGAAAGTTATCAGATGGTGACAACCAAGCACCGCAAGGCTTGGACATCATTCTCTTGCTTGTCGACAGAGAATCACCCGAAGGAGGAGGTGATCGTCTCTCTACGTGAGAAGAATAATGCCGTCGACCGTCGTGTCTCCTCCTACCTCGTCGGCGTCAAGCTTAACACTACCATCTACGATGGTTATATATCATCTTCGAACAAGACGTATTACGCCGTGCAGTGCTTCCCTCTGGCGTCCTACCTGTTGGCCCTCAAGGTGTCCACAGTGGACTTCCTCTCCCTAGACATACAAGGGGCGGAGAAAAGTGTCCTCAAGAATATTCCCTGGGACAGAATCACCATCCGCGCCATGGTGGTCGAGGAAGTCCACTTCAAGGATTTCAATCACCAGTTTGTCGACGACATGAAGAACAGAGGATTCGTCTTGATTGGCAAAAATGGGTTCGACTATTTTTTTGTGAAGGGAGACGACCCGATCATGAAAAAAGTCCAAGCAATGCCCATACCTCCAAAAAATTAA
- the LOC138365326 gene encoding protein Star-like, whose amino-acid sequence MDLRPPGDQDQVLARLRGPLAADDPRVLDILRRHYLTPPSTRPYNLSTDPLYKFAISNDDNTFLTINIEKLFGDQHGGFFVEAGAYDGERVSNTLRLEKELGWTGLLIEPNHESYSKLTTKHRKAWTSNTCLSTENHPKEQVLVSLVKRLNSELSLQERMAAHRRIGSYLLGVKLNNTAYDRFIDTSDKSYSVVQCFPLASYLLALKVSTVDFLSLDIQGAEKSVLKNFPWDRITIRAMVVEEVHFKDFNHQFVDDMKNRGFVLVAKEGIDYIFVKTNDTLMKKVKPLPTQHKH is encoded by the coding sequence ATGGACCTCCGGCCGCCTGGGGACCAAGACCAAGTTCTGGCCAGGCTTCGTGGCCCGCTGGCCGCTGACGACCCTCGAGTCCTGGACATATTACGTCGCCATTACCTGACTCCGCCATCCACCAGACCCTACAACTTATCCACCGATCCCCTCTACAAGTTCGCCATTTCCAACGACGACAACACGTTCCTTACAATCAATATAGAAAAGTTATTTGGCGACCAACATGGCGGGTTCTTTGTGGAAGCTGGAGCCTATGATGGTGAAAGGGTATCAAACACCCTCCGCCTTGAAAAGGAGTTGGGTTGGACAGGTCTGCTGATCGAGCCCAACCATGAGAGCTACAGTAAGCTGACGACGAAGCATCGCAAGGCGTGGACCTCCAACACCTGCTTGTCGACGGAGAACCACCCGAAGGAGCAGGTGTTGGTCTCCCTCGTCAAAAGATTAAACAGTGAGTTGTCACTGCAGGAAAGGATGGCCGCTCACCGTCGCATTGGTTCCTATCTCCTCGGCGTCAAACTCAACAACACCGCCTACGACCGTTTTATTGACACGTCAGACAAGTCTTATTCTGTGGTGCAGTGCTTCCCTCTGGCGTCCTACCTGTTGGCCCTCAAGGTGTCCACAGTGGACTTCCTCTCCCTGGACATCCAAGGGGCGGAGAAAAGTGtcctcaagaattttccctgGGACAGAATCACCATCCGTGCCATGGTGGTCGAGGAAGTCCACTTCAAAGACTTCAATCACCAGTTTGTCGACGACATGAAGAACAGAGGGTTCGTCTTGGTCGCCAAAGAAGGTATTGACTATATATTTGTGAAGACTAATGACACTCTCATGAAGAAAGTCAAACCTttaccaacacaacacaaacattaa